One genomic region from Populus nigra chromosome 8, ddPopNigr1.1, whole genome shotgun sequence encodes:
- the LOC133701515 gene encoding cuscuta receptor 1-like, whose amino-acid sequence MKPFMNHSSLKFFSSENNRLVTESTAFDNLIPKFQLVFFRLSSSPTSEALNVEIPNFLYYQYDLRTLDLSHNNISGMFPSWLLKNNTRMEQLYLSENSFVGTLQLLDYPYPNMTELDISNNNMNGQIPKDICLIFPNLMILRMAENGFIGCIPSCLGNISSLSFLDLSNNQLSTVKLEQLTTIWVLKLSNNNLDGQIPTSVFNSSILEYLYLGGMLPRSFVNFTNDGVLDLSKNHFKGPIPRDFCKLGRLEYLDLSDNSLSGYMPSCFNPPQITYIHLSKNRLSGPLTHGFYNSSSLVTMDLRDNTFSSSIPNWIGNLSSLSVLLLRDNIFDGELPVQLCLLKHLSILDVSQNQLSGPLPSCLSNLTFKESSQKAIVDFRAIFQSMSIEKGYYETMGPPLVDSMYRLEKGFQLNFTEVIEFTTKNMYYGYKGKVLSYMSGIDLSNNNFVGAIPSEFGNLSEILSLNLSHNNLNGSIPATFANLKHIESLDLSYNNLNGAIPPQLAEVTTLEVFSVAHNNLSGRTPERKYQFGTFDESCYEGNPFLCGPPLQNNCSEEAVPSQPVPDDEQGDDGFIDMELFYISFGVCYTAVVMTITAVLYINPYWRRRWLYFIEDCIDTCYYFVVASFHKFSNFRRQYDPLTMILNSVNRAKIQRQRSSSNAAAAADPDPPPPAADQASPTGQAVAEMAPAAPAVAAPAPAVAPAVDPLDPEA is encoded by the exons ATGAAGCCTTTTATGAACCACTCAAGCCTCAAGTTCTTCTCCAGTGAGAACAACAGACTAGTAACGGAATCTACTGCCTTTGATAATTTGATTCCAAAGTTCCAACTAGTCTTTTTCCGCTTGTCAAGTAGTCCAACATCGGAAGCACTCAATGTAGAAATTCCCAACTTCCTCTATTACCAATACGACTTAAGAACCCTTGATCTCTCCCACAACAACATCAGCGGAATGTTTCCATCGTGGTTGCTTAAGAACAATACACGAATGGAGCAACTATATCTGAGCGAGAACTCCTTTGTTGGTACTTTGCAGTTGCTAGATTACCCATATCCGAATATGACCGAATTAGATATATCCAACAACAACATGAATGGTCAAATTCCAAAAGATATTTGTTTGATCTTTCCAAATCTGATGATCTTAAGGATGGCTGAGAATGGATTCATAGGTTGTATTCCTTCTTGTTTAGGAAATATTAGCTCTCTTTCATTTTTAGATTTATCCAACAATCAATTGTCTACAGTAAAACTAGAACAACTAACAACAATATGGGTTCTCAAGCTGTCAAACAACAATTTGGACGGGCAAATACCGACCTCGGTGTTCAATTCTTCTATCTTAGAATATCTCTACCTAGGTG gcATGCTTCCAAGGAGCTTTGTTAATTTTACGAACGATGGAGTACTTGATTTGTCCAAAAACCATTTTAAGGGTCCGATCCCAAGAGATTTTTGTAAGCTTGGCCGGCTTGAATATTTGGACCTTTCTGATAACAGCTTGTCTGGATATATGCCATCTTGTTTCAATCCACCACAAATAACCTATATTCATCTATCCAAAAATAGATTGAGCGGTCCATTAACACATGGATTTTATAACAGCTCTTCCCTGGTTACGATGGATCTTCGAGATAACACCTTCTCCAGCTCCATTCCAAATTGGATTGGCAATCTTTCATCATTGAGTGTTCTTCTTTTGagggataatatttttgatggtGAGCTCCCTGTTCAGTTATGCTTATTAAAACACTTAAGCATTTTAGATGTTTCACAAAACCAGCTCTCTGGTCCACTACCCTCCTGTCTGAGCAATCTTACTTTCAAGGAAAGTTCCCAAAAAGCAATAGTGGATTTCAGAGctatttttcaatcaatgtcCATAGAAAAAGGTTATTATGAAACAATGGGTCCACCACTAGTTGATAGTATGTACAGATTGGAAAAGGGTTTTCAGCTTAACTTTACAGAAGTGATAGAATTTACAactaaaaatatgtattatggTTATAAGGGGAAAGTTCTCAGCTACATGTCTGGTATTGATCTCTCCAATAACAACTTCGTAGGAGCAATCCCATCAGAATTTGGAAACTTAAGTGAGATACTGTCATTAAACTTATCACACAACAATCTCAATGGATCTATCCCTGCAACATTCGCAAACCTAAAGCATATTGAGAGTTTGGATCTTTCTTACAACAACTTGAATGGTGCCATCCCTCCACAACTTGCTGAAGTTACCACACTGGAAGTTTTTAGTGTGGCGCACAATAACTTGTCAGGTAGGACACCGGAGAGAAAATATCAGTTTGGTACCTTCGATGAAAGCTGTTACGAAGGAAATCCTTTCTTGTGTGGACCTCCATTGCAAAACAATTGTAGTGAGGAAGCAGTGCCGTCACAGCCAGTGCCTGATGATGAACAAGGAGATGATGGTTTCATAGACATGGAGCTCTTCTACATCAGTTTTGGTGTATGTTACACAGCTGTGGTGATGACGATTACAGCAGTTCTCTACATCAATCCATATTGGCGACGCAGGTGGTTGTACTTCATCGAAGACTGCATAGATACTTGCTACTATTTTGTGGTGGCTAGTTTTCACAAGTTCTCCAACTTCAGAAG ACAATATGACCCTCTGACTATGATCTTGAACTCAGTCAACAGAGCTAAGATCCAGCGGCAAAGGAGCTCCAGCaacgcagcagcagcagcagatccAGATCCACCTCCACCAGCAGCGGATCAAGCATCTCCAACTGGTCAAGCAGTGGCAGAGATGGCTCCAGCGGCTCCAGCAGTGGCGGCTCCAGCACCGGCGGTGGCTCCAGCAGTGGATCCTTTGGATCCAGAGGCGTGA
- the LOC133701768 gene encoding receptor-like protein 9a encodes MMKRMGAWMFLAFLTLVGEWHGRCYGCLEEERIGLLEIQSLIDPDHLSLTDHRVDTNSNCCVWRGIECDNNTRRVIQLSLSEARDDSLGDWVLNASLFQPFKELQSLDLGDNGLVGCMENEGFEVLSSKLRKLDLSGNRFNEKSILSCFNGLSTLKSLDLSLNMLTAGSGSFYGNPLIIFL; translated from the exons ATGATGAAAAGAATGGGGGCTTGGATGTTTCTAGCATTCTTGACTTTGGTTGGCGAATGGCATGGTCGTTGTTATGGGTGTTTGGAGGAAGAGAGGATTGGTCTCTTGGAGATCCAATCTTTGATCGACCCAGATCACCTTTCCTTGACAGATCATCGGGTCGACACCAATAGTAATTGTTGTGTTTGGCGTGGGATCGAGTGTGATAACAATACAAGGCGAGTGATCCAACTCTCTCTTAGTGAAGCAAGGGATGACAGCTTGGGCGATTGGGTTCTCAACGCATCTTTGTTTCAGCCTTTCAAAGAATTGCAAAGTCTTGATTTGGGAGATAATGGATTGGTTGGTTGCATGGAGAATGAAG GCTTCGAAGTCCTATCATCAAAACTGAGGAAACTTGACCTGAGTGGCAATCGATTTAATGAAAAAAGCATTTTGTCATGTTTCAATGGGCTTTCCACTCTCAAGTCTTTGGATCTATCATTGAATATGTTGACAGCTGGATCAGGTAGCTTCTATGGTAaccctttaattatttttctttga